The following proteins are co-located in the Fusobacteria bacterium ZRK30 genome:
- a CDS encoding SHOCT domain-containing protein, whose protein sequence is MLWYRDGYGCNVFGDGMFGSMVLAAAMGVILLLIISTILKKIKVHEKESIKILKRRYSKGEMNREEYNEMKKDIK, encoded by the coding sequence ATGCTGTGGTATAGAGATGGATATGGTTGTAATGTTTTTGGGGATGGAATGTTTGGCAGTATGGTGTTAGCTGCTGCTATGGGGGTAATTCTACTTCTAATAATATCGACCATCTTAAAAAAAATTAAGGTCCATGAAAAAGAATCAATTAAAATTTTAAAAAGAAGGTATTCTAAAGGTGAGATGAACAGGGAAGAATATAATGAAATGAAAAAAGATATTAAATAA
- a CDS encoding heavy-metal-associated domain-containing protein gives MKKILIEGMMSTQCVAIIENKLKNLEGIGEVKVALETNEVFIDGDISDDVLKIAVESEGYKIIDIKEVNRVKSKSANTSAKKGFFSKLIDKIGNSNENTFGEGNLDCCDLNKKDQ, from the coding sequence ATGAAAAAAATATTAATTGAAGGTATGATGTCTACTCAGTGTGTAGCTATTATTGAAAATAAATTAAAAAATTTAGAGGGGATAGGGGAAGTTAAAGTAGCATTAGAAACCAATGAAGTTTTTATAGATGGAGATATTTCTGACGATGTTTTAAAAATAGCTGTTGAAAGTGAAGGATATAAAATAATAGATATAAAGGAAGTAAATCGTGTAAAATCTAAATCTGCAAATACTTCTGCTAAAAAAGGATTTTTTTCTAAATTAATAGATAAAATAGGAAATTCAAATGAAAATACTTTTGGTGAAGGTAACCTTGACTGCTGTGATCTCAATAAAAAAGATCAATAA